From Vigna unguiculata cultivar IT97K-499-35 chromosome 5, ASM411807v1, whole genome shotgun sequence, the proteins below share one genomic window:
- the LOC114183473 gene encoding uncharacterized protein LOC114183473, giving the protein MPHWFSYVGSLKLYQPLAGILRFVGLSLVSWYDRHGSGQLLRQASTAACMLNEIIFGISERASNDFASIFHNCAFHTSFWKMPKNKGVRSYLVECIGGILHEYLAAEVGQLVLENADYVVDSICRQLRHLDLNHHVPNVLASMLSYIGVAHKILPLLEEPHA; this is encoded by the exons ATGCCCCATTGGTTTAGTTATGTTGGTAGTCTTAAGTTATACCAGCCTCTTGCCGGGATTCTCCGATTTGTGGGTTTATCTTTAGTG TCTTGGTATGACAGGCATGGTTCTGGACAGTTATTGAGGCAAGCTAGCACAGCTGCATGCATGCTAAATGAGATAATATTTGGTATATCGGAACGAGCAAGTAATGATTTTGCAAGTATATTTCATAATTGTGCATTTCATACTTCTTTCTGGAAGATGCCCAAGAATAAAGGTGTAAGGAGTTATTTAGTTGAGTGCATTGGTGGGATCTTACATGAGTATTTAGCTGCTGAG gTTGGGCAGTTAGTTTTGGAAAATGCAGACTATGTGGTTGACTCAATATGTCGACAATTACGTCATTTGGACCTAAATCATCATGTGCCAAATGTGCTAGCATCCATGCTGTCATACATAGGAGTGGCTCACAAGATTTTGCCCCTGCTTGAGGAACCA CATGCTTAG